In one window of Thermotoga sp. Mc24 DNA:
- a CDS encoding cell division protein FtsA, whose product MIFALDVGTRKIAGLIVVEEKGTIRIVDSELIEHKTRTMFDGQVHDVLGVAETVKEVKERLESRNEIELKEVAVALAGRFLKTQVGEAELDFSKTGHITREDVMKLEIEAVTKAQESVEEDFFCVGYSVVEYRLDGMWMKKLEGHRGGKAYVKVVSAFLPVHVVDSLMRVLETVGLTPVHVTLEPIAAMDLTVPEDLRYLNIALVDVGAGTSDIAISKEGTVVAYGMIPMAGDEITEAIGKKFLLDFQTAEHVKRTVFSEERVKVKNILDREIELNAREVSEAIKPIVDQITTEISTVVTELNGGSPSVVMVVGGGAKVPGFVESLARKMDLPLDRVSLKSVESTGLVEDLTGKVKGSEYITPVGIAYSAMRNRGSVFSQVFVNGVPVKLMGGVGRYSVMQVLIQAGYRFSSLVGGEMISFELNGKTLLRPKRRTSVKIFVNGEEANLSSRVKHGDRIDIQTEEEKTPLRIKDLVKPVKVKLPDGGVEEVFPEIVKNGTPVPPDADVEEGDVVSFPEKIKISEIKSKISYGKTRIVVNGEEKWISLVNFDLLKGGVPLKDDEEVPLGEEIDLVEKGRKKLEEALEVPHITVSFNGELKKIPLKILHRIDEERVELKDFKPMVIDLLKDLKLDGLRDYELLKNGRRAMFTELLEDGDVIEFRIKK is encoded by the coding sequence GTGATCTTCGCTCTCGATGTGGGTACCAGAAAGATAGCGGGTTTGATCGTCGTCGAGGAGAAAGGTACGATCAGAATCGTGGATTCTGAACTGATAGAACACAAAACACGCACGATGTTCGACGGTCAGGTTCACGATGTGCTCGGAGTGGCGGAAACGGTGAAAGAGGTGAAAGAAAGACTCGAGTCGAGGAACGAAATCGAACTGAAAGAGGTGGCTGTAGCCCTCGCGGGAAGGTTCCTGAAAACTCAAGTAGGTGAGGCGGAGCTGGATTTTTCCAAGACTGGACACATCACCCGCGAAGACGTTATGAAGCTTGAAATAGAAGCGGTGACTAAAGCGCAGGAAAGTGTAGAAGAGGACTTCTTCTGTGTGGGATACTCCGTCGTCGAGTACAGACTCGACGGAATGTGGATGAAAAAGCTTGAGGGACACAGAGGCGGGAAGGCTTATGTTAAGGTGGTCTCTGCTTTCCTTCCCGTTCACGTTGTGGATTCCCTGATGAGGGTTCTGGAGACTGTGGGACTCACTCCGGTTCACGTGACGCTGGAGCCGATAGCGGCGATGGATCTAACCGTCCCGGAGGATCTCAGGTATCTGAACATAGCTCTCGTCGATGTGGGCGCGGGAACGAGCGACATAGCTATCTCGAAGGAAGGAACGGTGGTGGCCTACGGAATGATCCCCATGGCGGGTGACGAGATAACGGAAGCCATAGGAAAGAAATTTCTGCTTGACTTTCAGACAGCGGAACACGTGAAGAGAACCGTTTTTTCAGAAGAAAGAGTGAAGGTGAAGAATATACTGGACAGAGAAATCGAGTTGAACGCCCGGGAGGTCTCCGAAGCGATAAAACCCATTGTGGATCAGATCACAACGGAGATCTCAACGGTCGTGACAGAGCTGAACGGTGGATCCCCCTCTGTTGTGATGGTGGTCGGCGGCGGCGCGAAGGTACCGGGTTTTGTGGAAAGTCTTGCCAGGAAGATGGATCTTCCTCTTGACAGGGTATCTCTGAAGAGTGTAGAAAGCACCGGTCTTGTTGAGGATCTCACCGGAAAGGTCAAAGGAAGCGAGTACATCACTCCTGTGGGAATCGCTTACAGTGCCATGAGAAACAGGGGATCCGTTTTCTCTCAGGTCTTCGTGAACGGGGTTCCTGTAAAGCTCATGGGAGGAGTGGGCAGGTACTCGGTCATGCAGGTTCTCATACAGGCGGGATACAGGTTCTCCTCGCTCGTAGGTGGAGAAATGATTTCCTTTGAACTAAACGGAAAAACCCTCTTGAGGCCAAAGAGAAGAACCTCCGTGAAGATTTTCGTGAACGGCGAAGAGGCGAATCTCTCCTCCAGAGTGAAGCATGGTGACAGGATAGATATTCAAACCGAAGAGGAAAAAACTCCACTGAGAATAAAGGACCTTGTGAAACCTGTGAAAGTGAAACTTCCCGATGGAGGTGTGGAGGAGGTCTTCCCGGAGATCGTGAAGAACGGAACGCCAGTACCACCCGATGCTGACGTAGAAGAAGGAGATGTGGTGAGCTTTCCGGAAAAGATAAAGATCTCCGAGATAAAGTCAAAGATCTCCTACGGAAAGACAAGAATCGTGGTGAACGGCGAAGAGAAATGGATCTCCCTCGTGAACTTTGATCTCCTCAAAGGAGGAGTTCCTTTGAAAGACGATGAAGAAGTGCCGCTCGGAGAAGAGATCGACCTCGTTGAAAAGGGAAGGAAAAAACTGGAGGAAGCACTTGAAGTTCCCCACATCACTGTCTCGTTCAACGGCGAATTGAAGAAAATCCCTTTGAAAATCCTCCACAGGATAGACGAAGAAAGAGTGGAACTGAAAGACTTCAAACCCATGGTGATAGACCTTCTCAAGGATTTGAAGCTGGACGGACTCAGGGACTACGAACTTCTCAAAAACGGAAGGAGAGCCATGTTCACTGAACTGCTCGAGGATGGGGACGTGATCGAGTTCAGAATAAAAAAGTGA
- a CDS encoding ABC transporter ATP-binding protein, with amino-acid sequence MAQVVLENVTKVYENKVVAVKNANLVVEDKEFVVLLGPSGCGKTTTLRMIAGLEEVTEGKIYIDGKVVNDVEPKDRDIAMVFQNYALYPHMTVYENMAFGLKLRKYPKDEIDRRVREAAKILGIENLLDRKPRQLSGGQRQRVAVGRAIVRNPKVFLFDEPLSNLDAKLRVQMRSELKKLHHRLQATIIYVTHDQVEAMTMADKIVVMKDGEIQQIGTPHEIYNSPANVFVAGFIGSPPMNFVNARVVRGEGGLWIQASGFKVKVPKEFEDKLANYIDKEIIFGIRPEDIYDKLFALAPTPENTITGVVDVVEPLGSETILHVKVGDDLIVASVNPRTQAKEEQKIDLVLDMTRMHAFDKETEKAII; translated from the coding sequence ATGGCTCAGGTTGTCCTTGAAAACGTCACCAAGGTCTACGAAAACAAAGTCGTCGCTGTGAAAAACGCGAATCTCGTCGTCGAAGACAAGGAGTTCGTGGTTCTCCTTGGACCATCCGGCTGTGGAAAGACGACCACTCTGAGGATGATCGCAGGACTTGAAGAGGTTACAGAAGGAAAGATCTACATCGACGGCAAGGTCGTGAACGATGTTGAACCAAAAGACAGAGACATCGCCATGGTGTTCCAGAACTACGCTCTGTATCCACACATGACCGTCTACGAAAACATGGCCTTCGGTTTGAAACTGAGAAAATATCCAAAGGACGAAATCGACAGAAGAGTACGTGAAGCTGCGAAAATCCTCGGAATAGAAAACCTGCTCGACAGAAAACCGAGACAGCTCTCAGGTGGTCAGAGGCAGAGGGTCGCCGTTGGAAGGGCCATCGTGAGAAATCCGAAGGTCTTCCTCTTCGACGAACCACTCTCCAACCTCGACGCGAAACTCAGGGTGCAGATGAGAAGCGAGCTCAAGAAACTCCACCACAGACTCCAGGCAACGATCATCTACGTGACACACGACCAGGTGGAAGCGATGACGATGGCTGACAAGATCGTTGTCATGAAGGACGGAGAAATCCAGCAGATAGGAACTCCACACGAAATATACAACTCTCCAGCGAACGTCTTCGTCGCCGGATTCATCGGTAGCCCTCCAATGAATTTCGTCAACGCGAGAGTCGTGAGAGGAGAAGGTGGCCTCTGGATCCAGGCATCTGGCTTCAAAGTGAAGGTGCCTAAGGAATTTGAAGACAAACTCGCAAACTACATCGACAAGGAGATCATCTTCGGTATCAGACCTGAAGATATCTACGACAAGCTCTTCGCACTGGCACCAACTCCAGAGAACACGATCACAGGTGTTGTGGATGTTGTCGAACCTCTCGGAAGTGAAACTATTCTCCACGTGAAAGTCGGAGACGACTTGATTGTGGCATCCGTCAACCCGAGGACTCAGGCAAAAGAAGAACAGAAAATCGATCTGGTACTCGACATGACGAGAATGCACGCCTTCGATAAAGAAACGGAGAAGGCTATTATCTGA
- a CDS encoding type II toxin-antitoxin system Phd/YefM family antitoxin, which translates to MDLSRVSFYSLADAKARFSQVVEEAKTKDVVVTKNGVPAVAVIDYEKYKKLMEFMDEILDTYLLDIGNVEKYLELKRYFEFNDSQEV; encoded by the coding sequence ATGGATCTGAGCAGGGTTTCTTTTTACAGTCTTGCGGACGCGAAAGCGCGGTTCTCCCAGGTTGTCGAAGAAGCGAAAACAAAGGATGTGGTCGTGACAAAGAACGGTGTACCCGCGGTTGCTGTCATTGACTACGAGAAATACAAAAAACTCATGGAATTCATGGATGAGATCCTCGATACTTATCTGCTGGACATCGGGAACGTGGAGAAATATCTCGAGCTCAAAAGGTATTTTGAATTCAACGATTCACAGGAGGTGTGA